In the genome of candidate division KSB1 bacterium, one region contains:
- a CDS encoding glycosyltransferase family 39 protein encodes MKKIIANKFFAIALLTILAAGIRIFFLQFEYAAGWDEINYLKLGASGAIHGWNHVLHSYWSPLYPFSIAMLGKIFPDFELAGRLVSLLFGVLLIGFYYFLVEKLFSTKIAWYSSLIIALFPMLIESSVSALTESLYIFLTVIGILIGLRALKRGSMPLAMVTGIMFSMSYLTRPEGIGSLIVFVAVALIVMIYRRIRQRSSKVHWSAICAIGCFAVMSTPYWYYLHRETGKWTLSSKGTANLYGALTAMEHKGQALNPWLLLNDDNTRLPDDDIYHTGDFLKNCQPSSLPRSFGAEHSSGFLTNSFRILKKYMKDFYQVNTAAISSVLGLPLLLLAILGLFGSSESGERLWQDLYLLSYVIFFWIIVIPIFHVTERYLLPMVPIVLIWSGRGIERLSEWLRSVMISITHAWNRKLMALIPALVIMMMIGSFIGPALVRMALKDPYSTEKWAEPIEMKKAGLWMKNHCRETPVIMAWSHAISFYAGNYNIRQTVSIPQNQLDRVLAYAKNRGAKYLALNEKNQHDFPTINYLLDESQAPEALKLIYKDDSIKGLKTIIYEIVE; translated from the coding sequence TTGAAAAAAATTATCGCCAACAAATTTTTTGCAATAGCCCTATTAACGATTCTGGCCGCTGGAATTCGGATTTTTTTCCTCCAATTTGAATATGCAGCAGGCTGGGATGAGATCAACTATTTGAAATTGGGCGCCAGTGGGGCAATCCACGGCTGGAACCATGTGCTCCACTCGTATTGGTCGCCATTGTATCCGTTCTCTATTGCGATGCTAGGGAAAATCTTCCCCGATTTTGAATTGGCAGGGCGACTCGTATCGCTGCTGTTCGGCGTGCTGCTAATTGGTTTTTATTATTTCCTTGTTGAAAAGCTTTTTTCGACAAAAATTGCCTGGTACAGCAGTTTGATCATCGCCCTTTTTCCAATGCTGATCGAGAGCAGCGTTTCGGCACTTACTGAATCGCTCTATATTTTCCTCACGGTCATTGGGATATTAATTGGGCTTCGTGCCTTGAAAAGAGGCTCTATGCCTCTGGCTATGGTCACCGGCATTATGTTCAGCATGAGTTATCTCACTCGGCCAGAGGGTATTGGATCGCTGATCGTTTTTGTTGCCGTGGCTTTGATTGTGATGATCTATCGGAGAATTCGGCAACGATCGAGTAAAGTTCATTGGAGCGCGATCTGCGCCATCGGTTGTTTTGCGGTCATGAGTACACCCTATTGGTATTATTTGCATCGAGAGACCGGAAAATGGACGCTCAGCTCCAAAGGTACGGCCAATTTGTACGGCGCCCTGACCGCCATGGAGCATAAAGGCCAGGCATTGAATCCCTGGCTGTTATTGAATGATGACAATACCCGTCTCCCAGATGATGATATTTATCACACAGGTGATTTTTTGAAAAATTGTCAGCCCAGCAGTTTGCCGAGAAGTTTTGGAGCGGAACATTCCAGTGGGTTCCTAACAAACTCATTTCGCATTCTCAAAAAGTATATGAAAGATTTTTATCAGGTCAACACCGCTGCGATCAGTTCGGTTCTTGGGCTGCCGTTGTTGTTGTTGGCGATATTAGGTTTGTTCGGCAGTTCAGAATCTGGTGAACGGCTCTGGCAGGACCTTTATTTGTTAAGCTATGTGATCTTTTTCTGGATCATTGTCATCCCGATTTTCCATGTCACTGAGCGCTATTTGTTGCCCATGGTGCCGATCGTTCTAATCTGGAGCGGGAGAGGGATTGAGCGGCTGAGCGAGTGGCTGAGATCAGTGATGATCTCAATCACTCATGCTTGGAATCGGAAACTGATGGCTCTGATTCCAGCTCTTGTGATAATGATGATGATCGGCAGCTTTATTGGGCCCGCACTGGTTCGAATGGCGCTAAAAGATCCCTATTCTACCGAAAAATGGGCTGAGCCGATTGAGATGAAGAAGGCAGGGCTTTGGATGAAAAATCATTGTCGGGAAACACCAGTCATTATGGCTTGGAGCCATGCCATCAGTTTTTATGCTGGCAATTACAATATTCGGCAGACGGTCTCGATCCCCCAGAACCAACTCGATCGGGTTTTGGCTTATGCCAAGAATCGTGGGGCTAAGTATTTGGCTCTGAACGAGAAGAACCAGCATGATTTTCCCACGATCAACTATCTATTAGATGAGAGCCAGGCGCCAGAAGCGCTCAAGCTGATCTATAAAGATGACTCGATTAAAGGGCTCAAAACGATCATCTACGAGATTGTGGAATAA
- a CDS encoding glycosyltransferase translates to MKKILITTSTFPRWQGDTEPAFISDMAQALSHYFKVFVLAPHANGASKQETWGSVEIRRFTYMIPHRWQRLCYGGGIFANLLKSKLNYLLIPFLFLFEAIAVIRLVKKERIDLLYANFAVPQGLVGVLVKRWIKIPVIVNVLGGDIGISNPMLRYLVRYSLKRVDHIVALTPALREAIEQLNLGTHDISIMPLGVNTDLFSPDHRSETIRQKYVVNGAPLLLFVGRLVEKKGVAYLINAMPDVLKKFQQAKLLIIGNGLLANELKRLAQQLQLSDSVYFEGDLDNKKLPQYYASADIFIGPSIIPESGDLEGQGVVFLEAMASGCCTIGTNIGGIPMSVVHEKSGLLVEQKNSRQISQAIIRILEDDALRARLQRDGRQFVIENFDWRAIANRYKELFERFIGRTDAN, encoded by the coding sequence GTGAAAAAGATATTGATCACAACCAGTACATTTCCGCGATGGCAGGGCGATACTGAACCAGCATTTATATCAGACATGGCACAAGCATTGTCCCATTATTTCAAGGTGTTCGTTTTAGCGCCTCATGCGAATGGCGCCAGCAAACAGGAAACCTGGGGCTCGGTAGAGATACGACGTTTCACTTATATGATCCCACATCGCTGGCAAAGGCTCTGCTATGGCGGAGGAATTTTTGCCAATTTGCTGAAAAGCAAATTGAATTATCTTTTGATCCCATTCCTTTTTCTGTTCGAAGCGATTGCAGTCATTCGGCTGGTAAAGAAAGAGCGCATCGATTTGCTCTACGCAAATTTTGCCGTTCCCCAAGGGTTGGTCGGTGTACTGGTCAAACGATGGATCAAAATTCCAGTGATCGTCAATGTCTTAGGGGGGGATATCGGGATATCGAATCCGATGTTGCGCTATTTGGTGAGGTATAGCCTAAAGCGTGTGGATCATATTGTGGCGCTAACCCCTGCATTGCGCGAGGCAATTGAGCAACTTAATCTTGGTACGCACGACATCTCAATCATGCCATTAGGGGTTAATACAGACCTATTTAGCCCCGATCACCGATCCGAAACGATCAGGCAGAAATACGTGGTGAACGGCGCTCCTTTGCTGCTATTCGTAGGGCGGTTGGTTGAGAAGAAAGGGGTGGCGTATTTGATCAATGCAATGCCAGATGTGCTGAAGAAATTCCAACAAGCGAAGCTATTGATTATTGGCAATGGATTGCTGGCCAATGAATTAAAGCGTTTGGCTCAACAATTACAATTATCAGATAGCGTTTACTTTGAAGGTGATCTTGATAATAAAAAATTGCCGCAATATTACGCTTCCGCTGATATTTTCATCGGGCCTTCGATCATCCCTGAGAGCGGTGATCTGGAAGGCCAGGGGGTTGTCTTTCTGGAAGCAATGGCGTCTGGCTGCTGCACCATTGGAACCAATATCGGAGGCATTCCAATGAGTGTGGTCCATGAAAAAAGTGGGCTATTGGTGGAGCAAAAGAACTCTCGGCAAATAAGCCAGGCGATCATCCGGATTTTGGAAGACGATGCATTGAGAGCGCGGTTGCAGCGTGATGGAAGACAATTTGTAATCGAAAACTTCGATTGGCGAGCGATCGCCAATCGCTATAAGGAATTGTTTGAGCGATTTATTGGAAGAACTGATGCGAATTGA
- a CDS encoding glycosyltransferase, with protein MKILMVNKYYYVKGGSERYLFDIKALLEQHGHEVIPFAMKDEQNFPSEYQNYFVDHVDYDAPFSLKKLKEAARLIYSLHAREKIEALIEATQPDVAHLHMIDHQISPAILHSLHRYGIPVVQTVHQYKLVCPNYRFYIEHKNQICERCLPKKFYQPILTRCHKNSLAASLLISLEAYCHHWLGTYRKHVRLFHTPSAFMKRMLVAGGIDAQKIEHHFLVTWLDQFPFSPHYEDYFVYLGRLSPEKGVMTLLKAMTRIKKSKLMIIGDGAQRPELERFARDHGISNVQFAGYKNKNEVKELLSHAAFTVVPSEWYENSPLVIYEAFAMGKPVIGATIGGITEFIEPNKDGLHFPAGDDRVLAECIQSLLDQPKKVAELGRHARDKAERFFAPEEHYQWLSRVYERILTA; from the coding sequence ATGAAGATTTTAATGGTCAACAAATACTATTACGTCAAAGGCGGTTCGGAACGATATCTGTTTGACATAAAGGCATTGCTTGAGCAGCATGGGCATGAAGTCATCCCATTTGCAATGAAAGATGAGCAAAATTTCCCATCGGAGTACCAGAATTATTTTGTTGACCATGTTGATTATGACGCTCCGTTCAGCTTGAAAAAGCTCAAAGAAGCGGCTCGACTTATCTATTCGTTGCATGCCCGTGAGAAAATCGAGGCACTGATTGAGGCGACGCAGCCAGATGTCGCTCATTTGCACATGATCGATCACCAGATCTCGCCGGCGATTCTCCATTCGCTGCATCGTTACGGCATCCCGGTGGTCCAAACCGTGCACCAATATAAATTGGTTTGCCCCAATTATCGCTTTTATATTGAACACAAAAATCAGATCTGCGAGCGCTGTTTGCCAAAGAAATTTTATCAACCGATATTAACGAGGTGCCATAAAAATTCTTTGGCTGCGAGTTTATTGATCTCGTTAGAAGCTTATTGTCATCACTGGCTTGGTACCTATCGGAAGCATGTGCGGCTGTTTCATACCCCATCAGCGTTCATGAAGCGAATGTTGGTGGCTGGTGGAATTGACGCTCAAAAAATAGAGCACCATTTTTTGGTGACCTGGCTGGATCAATTTCCGTTCAGTCCTCATTATGAAGACTATTTCGTTTATCTTGGCCGTCTCTCGCCAGAGAAGGGAGTGATGACCTTATTGAAGGCGATGACTCGGATCAAAAAATCTAAATTGATGATCATAGGGGATGGCGCTCAGCGGCCAGAACTTGAAAGATTTGCCAGGGATCATGGCATCAGCAACGTGCAATTCGCTGGATATAAAAACAAAAACGAGGTCAAAGAACTGCTGAGTCATGCAGCGTTTACGGTGGTGCCCTCGGAATGGTATGAAAATTCCCCATTGGTGATTTATGAGGCCTTCGCTATGGGTAAGCCTGTCATCGGAGCAACCATTGGTGGCATCACCGAATTCATCGAACCGAACAAGGATGGGCTGCATTTCCCGGCAGGCGATGACAGAGTTTTAGCTGAATGCATTCAATCTCTGCTGGATCAACCTAAAAAAGTTGCGGAGCTGGGCCGACACGCAAGGGACAAAGCAGAGCGGTTCTTTGCTCCCGAGGAGCATTACCAATGGCTCAGCCGCGTTTATGAACGGATATTAACTGCGTAA
- a CDS encoding DUF2079 domain-containing protein, which yields MVTRRKREPLKRKTKGTPRKTDRSIQFFFVWGMIIIYVIVFSYLSIYRYRSYQTSAYDLGTMIQVIWNTSKGWFLQDSINMGYPMSRFWMAHWEFIFILVAAIFKVFPHVYTILILQTIVVALGALPLYWIGKLITHDKSTAATFSFAYLMYPAIQNANLADVHGVTFAATFLLFAFYYLMKRDLKRFYLFAALSLMCREDLALLLIALAIYMIFVMKEKKHGLIVATVSVVWFLIWFQRLKIHAILGLPAFDIMAGADTHWSHLKQLTHDPLYLFKFWAKKYNILYFIYIFAPVVFLSFLGWRVLLIATPIFLINLISSYYYTHDVEHYYSVTVAPFVFISAIFGLQKLSDWFVDKLGHRFKERSIRENVLSIAATLVLVIAIVLFFVKSNAMDYRQWNITPHHRVIDQIIATIPQEASVTAEHGLVPQVAMRHEIYVFNDNIGKVDYILYDFYSPSVRLVTRSSFHVPYYWPDNDSIRAVIRNPNYGIVRYEDGVCLWRRGADYNTGIRELAIDVGAAIETFSKKEITPPIEFMGYNQFPLLKAYHPIEGSEAIRWSYAIHFTAFWSISQRLNQDLPIIFRFQSGNQTYYLTHAPVFGVFPTTYWQPGEIVKDEIFWELPEMAQSGLYQISAAFADEAVDQFESLPFVKLFELNVEIPKEQ from the coding sequence ATGGTGACAAGAAGAAAACGAGAACCTCTGAAGCGGAAAACAAAGGGGACGCCTCGCAAAACCGATCGATCAATCCAATTCTTTTTCGTCTGGGGGATGATCATCATCTATGTCATCGTTTTCAGTTATCTGAGCATTTATAGATATCGGAGTTACCAGACCAGCGCCTACGATCTGGGCACTATGATTCAGGTGATTTGGAATACCAGCAAGGGCTGGTTCTTACAAGATAGCATTAATATGGGCTATCCCATGAGTCGATTTTGGATGGCTCATTGGGAGTTTATCTTCATCCTCGTGGCAGCAATCTTTAAGGTTTTTCCTCATGTCTACACCATTTTAATCCTCCAGACCATTGTGGTCGCCCTTGGCGCATTGCCATTATATTGGATCGGCAAGCTTATCACGCATGACAAATCCACCGCAGCGACGTTTTCGTTTGCCTACCTAATGTATCCAGCCATACAAAACGCAAATTTGGCCGATGTGCACGGAGTTACTTTCGCTGCGACGTTTTTGCTTTTTGCTTTTTATTATTTGATGAAGCGAGATCTCAAGCGATTTTATCTCTTTGCCGCATTGTCATTGATGTGTCGTGAGGATTTAGCGCTGCTGCTAATCGCTCTGGCGATCTACATGATTTTTGTTATGAAGGAAAAGAAACATGGCTTGATAGTTGCAACAGTCAGTGTGGTCTGGTTTTTGATTTGGTTCCAGCGCCTGAAAATCCACGCCATCTTGGGATTGCCAGCCTTTGACATTATGGCCGGGGCTGATACACACTGGAGCCATTTGAAACAGTTGACTCATGATCCATTGTACTTATTTAAATTCTGGGCCAAAAAATACAACATTCTCTATTTCATTTACATTTTTGCACCCGTAGTTTTTCTCAGTTTTTTGGGCTGGCGAGTGCTACTGATCGCAACACCGATATTTTTGATCAATCTGATCAGCAGCTATTATTACACACATGATGTCGAGCATTATTATAGTGTAACCGTGGCCCCGTTTGTGTTTATTTCTGCCATTTTCGGCTTACAGAAACTGAGTGACTGGTTTGTTGATAAGTTGGGTCATCGGTTTAAGGAACGAAGTATCCGAGAGAATGTTCTTTCTATTGCAGCGACTTTGGTTTTGGTGATCGCGATTGTATTGTTCTTTGTGAAATCCAATGCGATGGATTATCGTCAATGGAACATCACACCGCATCATCGAGTGATCGATCAAATCATCGCTACGATCCCTCAGGAGGCATCGGTCACAGCCGAACATGGCCTCGTACCACAAGTCGCCATGCGACATGAAATTTACGTCTTTAACGATAATATCGGCAAGGTGGATTATATTCTGTATGATTTCTATTCCCCATCAGTCCGATTGGTGACCCGTTCAAGTTTCCATGTGCCATATTATTGGCCAGATAACGATTCCATTCGCGCAGTGATTCGCAATCCCAATTATGGCATCGTTCGATACGAGGACGGCGTCTGTTTGTGGCGACGGGGTGCAGATTATAACACTGGTATAAGGGAGTTAGCTATCGATGTTGGTGCAGCGATCGAAACGTTTTCCAAGAAAGAGATCACCCCTCCAATTGAGTTTATGGGATATAATCAATTTCCATTACTCAAAGCTTATCATCCCATCGAAGGCAGCGAGGCAATCCGCTGGAGCTATGCGATCCACTTCACGGCCTTTTGGTCAATCTCGCAGCGTTTGAATCAAGATCTGCCCATTATATTTCGATTCCAATCGGGAAACCAGACCTATTACCTGACTCATGCCCCAGTTTTTGGCGTCTTTCCCACTACCTATTGGCAGCCGGGGGAGATCGTCAAGGATGAAATCTTCTGGGAATTGCCCGAAATGGCCCAATCCGGATTATATCAAATTTCTGCTGCCTTTGCTGACGAGGCTGTTGACCAATTCGAATCATTGCCGTTTGTCAAATTGTTTGAGTTGAACGTGGAGATACCTAAGGAGCAATAG
- a CDS encoding O-antigen ligase family protein, translated as MRSDLIFFILVGVVIAIGLAVSKRPRHFLLAFALIAIPWQGGLWISFLMVDLRLVYILLIIVLIHIHMKGPKLRKSDRFYAPIAYPGVAIIVWALISTITVAYNINYGLKGVFFFVMNLVMFYCVVNTIRTPEDMEFILKWYLVGLLFQSTVATLQFTNVIFKVPILGEERAGEMYWRKGGTFIHPNQCGMYHMIMMPLALRMAMGAAVQRNWKKLAFFSFIFAIGIVGIFSTFNRGSWLGLAFGIAVMFAYNLVRTKSKKLKRVLLGMSAVGAVGFIIFFARYGDTLTERLFKSDVEGIKEGRFELQQASYDIIKANPIFGVAPWNYQFHMTTVIFVHNLYLLITAENGIIGLLFFLWFLAMYLRETIKGMRSKFVFIANISSGLFASLMGFLLASYPGPDYFTEHAVGINIWALAGIAVVLNRLDRQLNAMMKQQRLKAMKNQITTEKQTIVQPNRS; from the coding sequence ATGCGATCGGATTTGATATTTTTCATATTGGTCGGCGTTGTGATCGCCATCGGATTGGCGGTTTCTAAGCGACCAAGGCATTTTCTGCTTGCCTTCGCGTTAATCGCAATCCCTTGGCAGGGCGGCCTGTGGATTTCCTTTTTGATGGTCGACCTGAGGTTGGTCTATATTCTGCTGATCATTGTTTTGATTCATATTCATATGAAGGGGCCGAAATTAAGAAAGTCGGATCGTTTTTATGCCCCTATCGCATATCCCGGCGTAGCGATCATCGTTTGGGCGCTGATCTCTACGATTACGGTTGCTTATAACATCAACTACGGCCTGAAAGGCGTATTCTTTTTCGTCATGAATCTGGTGATGTTCTATTGTGTGGTGAACACGATCCGTACACCAGAGGACATGGAATTTATTCTGAAATGGTATTTGGTAGGGTTGTTATTTCAGAGCACGGTTGCCACGCTTCAATTTACCAATGTTATTTTCAAAGTACCCATCCTCGGGGAGGAAAGAGCTGGCGAGATGTATTGGCGCAAAGGGGGGACGTTCATTCATCCCAACCAATGCGGCATGTATCACATGATCATGATGCCTTTGGCATTGCGAATGGCGATGGGCGCCGCAGTCCAAAGAAATTGGAAAAAATTGGCGTTTTTCAGTTTTATCTTCGCTATTGGAATCGTCGGGATTTTTTCAACTTTTAACCGCGGTTCATGGCTGGGCTTGGCGTTTGGCATTGCCGTAATGTTTGCTTATAACCTGGTTCGAACCAAAAGCAAAAAACTGAAGCGGGTGTTGCTCGGGATGTCAGCCGTTGGTGCAGTAGGATTTATCATTTTCTTTGCAAGATACGGCGACACGTTGACCGAGCGGCTGTTTAAAAGCGATGTGGAAGGCATCAAAGAAGGCCGATTTGAATTGCAGCAAGCGTCGTATGATATCATCAAGGCCAATCCAATATTCGGGGTAGCGCCCTGGAACTACCAATTTCACATGACGACCGTGATCTTTGTCCACAATCTCTATTTGCTGATCACTGCCGAAAATGGAATCATAGGCCTGCTGTTCTTTCTCTGGTTTCTGGCAATGTATTTGCGGGAGACGATAAAGGGGATGAGATCGAAATTTGTTTTTATCGCCAATATCAGCAGCGGTCTGTTCGCTTCTCTCATGGGATTTCTTTTAGCATCCTATCCTGGGCCAGATTATTTTACTGAACATGCGGTCGGCATTAACATTTGGGCGCTGGCCGGCATCGCGGTCGTTTTGAATCGATTGGATCGGCAGTTGAATGCCATGATGAAACAACAGAGACTAAAAGCAATGAAAAATCAAATCACCACAGAAAAGCAAACAATTGTTCAACCGAACAGGAGTTAA
- a CDS encoding DegT/DnrJ/EryC1/StrS family aminotransferase, which yields MSQWKIPLFDSDYDQNEIDAVVSVLRSRWLTMGEMTHQFETQFCNEIRVKHGFAVSNCTTALHLANLVLDIGPGDEVIVPSLTFVASVNSILYAGATPIFADVVSEDDWTIAPDDIERKISPRTKAILVVHYAGYPCHMDEIMTLAQQYHVAVIEDAAHAPGAWLNGRACGAFGDCGCFSFFSNKNLATGEGGMIVTNRDDLAEKIKLARSHGMTSLTLDRYKGHSYSYDVVALGYNYRPTEITSALGLIQLAKLKAKNERRKELWQYYQQQLADIPGIKIPFLHHPGSSSYHIFPILLASDLDRTRFMEFLKQHGIQTSIHYPPVHRFSYHQRYYQANHPLPKTEDIAQREVTLPLYPHLSFEQIQYITDVIKKFVMG from the coding sequence ATGTCCCAATGGAAGATTCCGCTTTTTGATAGTGATTATGATCAGAATGAGATTGATGCTGTAGTATCGGTGCTTCGATCTCGCTGGTTGACGATGGGAGAGATGACACACCAATTTGAAACACAATTTTGTAATGAGATCAGAGTGAAACATGGATTCGCGGTGTCAAACTGCACAACCGCGCTGCATCTTGCTAATTTGGTATTAGATATTGGACCTGGCGATGAGGTGATTGTCCCATCATTGACTTTCGTTGCTTCGGTCAATTCGATCCTTTATGCTGGCGCGACGCCCATTTTCGCGGATGTGGTCAGTGAGGACGATTGGACTATCGCTCCGGATGATATTGAGCGAAAGATCTCGCCCAGAACCAAAGCGATTTTGGTCGTTCACTATGCCGGTTACCCGTGCCACATGGATGAAATAATGACCCTGGCACAGCAGTATCATGTTGCGGTGATCGAAGACGCTGCCCATGCACCAGGAGCCTGGTTGAATGGTAGAGCGTGCGGTGCGTTTGGTGATTGCGGTTGTTTCAGCTTTTTTTCGAATAAAAACTTAGCCACTGGTGAAGGCGGCATGATCGTTACCAATCGCGATGACCTGGCTGAGAAGATCAAGCTCGCTCGATCGCATGGGATGACCTCTTTGACGCTGGATCGGTATAAAGGTCACTCCTACTCGTATGATGTGGTGGCTCTAGGCTACAATTATCGGCCCACTGAGATCACCTCCGCCCTGGGCCTGATTCAATTAGCCAAACTGAAAGCAAAAAATGAGCGGCGAAAGGAACTCTGGCAATATTATCAGCAACAACTCGCGGATATTCCTGGGATCAAAATTCCTTTTCTTCATCATCCTGGCTCGTCCAGTTATCATATTTTCCCAATTTTACTTGCTTCTGATTTGGATCGAACCCGGTTCATGGAGTTTTTAAAACAGCATGGCATTCAGACCAGTATCCATTATCCTCCAGTCCATCGTTTCAGCTATCATCAAAGGTACTATCAGGCCAATCATCCCTTGCCAAAGACAGAGGATATCGCCCAAAGAGAGGTTACCCTTCCCTTGTACCCCCATCTCAGTTTTGAACAAATTCAATACATCACCGATGTGATCAAAAAATTTGTCATGGGATAA
- a CDS encoding polysaccharide deacetylase family protein, producing MSKNYDRAKRNAATRSSITPLFFHRISKRLFSKCVLWLKENGYHFISTEQVLNYIRGVGSIPERAVWITFDDGWEDNIENVIPIIIKYDIPVTFFISTDPVENGGVFWWSYVRKFGKLLASDNTIQRMRHLKENQREAIVKQLETRFAEQLPREAMTINEVRSIAQLPQVEIGCHTVHHVMMSQCTDQQLEDEIRTSKEKLERWINRPVRYFAYPEGDYNYHVRELIQRYGFEIAATTENRMVTKEENPLALPRFWVRGEGCFSEAKCQMLGIWLPFIMKIEKLFNAEFGCDTIFGQLKTIITELLEFVFAAEVVLKSFIA from the coding sequence ATGAGCAAAAACTATGATCGGGCGAAAAGAAATGCAGCCACCAGAAGTTCCATCACCCCATTATTTTTCCATCGCATCAGCAAGCGGTTGTTTTCAAAATGTGTTCTATGGTTAAAAGAGAACGGGTATCATTTCATTTCAACTGAACAAGTGTTGAATTACATCCGCGGCGTTGGGAGCATTCCCGAACGGGCGGTGTGGATCACCTTTGACGATGGCTGGGAAGATAATATAGAAAATGTCATTCCTATCATCATCAAATACGATATTCCAGTGACCTTTTTCATCAGCACCGATCCTGTGGAGAACGGTGGGGTTTTTTGGTGGAGCTATGTCAGAAAATTCGGAAAATTGCTGGCATCAGATAATACGATTCAGAGAATGCGACACCTTAAAGAAAATCAGCGCGAGGCGATCGTCAAGCAATTGGAGACTCGGTTTGCTGAGCAGTTGCCTCGTGAAGCTATGACTATTAATGAAGTGAGATCCATCGCACAATTGCCCCAGGTGGAAATTGGATGTCATACTGTCCATCATGTCATGATGTCGCAATGCACCGATCAACAGTTGGAGGATGAAATTCGAACTTCTAAGGAGAAACTCGAGCGATGGATTAACCGTCCAGTGAGATATTTTGCATATCCCGAGGGCGATTATAATTATCATGTGCGGGAATTGATTCAAAGATATGGCTTTGAGATAGCGGCCACTACAGAGAATCGCATGGTAACCAAAGAAGAAAATCCGCTTGCTTTGCCGAGATTTTGGGTTCGGGGCGAAGGTTGCTTTAGCGAAGCGAAATGCCAGATGCTTGGAATTTGGCTGCCATTTATCATGAAGATCGAGAAACTGTTCAATGCTGAATTTGGATGCGACACCATCTTTGGTCAGCTCAAGACCATAATAACCGAGCTATTGGAATTCGTTTTTGCGGCTGAGGTCGTGTTGAAATCATTCATCGCATAA
- a CDS encoding glycosyltransferase, translated as MKIAIMGIRGIPANYGGFETFAENLSTRLVQKGHEVTVYGRTNIIDYRQKYYKGVEIVLLPTISHKYFDTVAHTFLCVIHSLTRKYDVVLICNSANAIFSFIPRLGRPRVAINVDGLEWQRDKWNMAGKLFYRVSEFLATILSDQVVTDSIFIREYYLKRFKKFSTYIPYGAPTQKELTTEVLDKFNVKPYRYILYVSRMEPENNAHLVVKAFEQVKTDMNLVMVGDAPYSTDYIRKLRSTNDPRIIFTGYVFGKGYREFQSHAYLYVQATEVGGTHPALLEGMGFGNCVLANDVPEHREVIQDAGPYFKTSDWQDLRDKMQYLVDHPEVVAQYRTKAVARIQEAYTWDRITDQYEMLFKKMSGQRNCDKTT; from the coding sequence ATGAAGATTGCAATCATGGGGATCCGTGGCATCCCTGCCAACTATGGGGGGTTCGAGACTTTTGCAGAGAATTTGAGCACTCGGCTAGTGCAGAAGGGACATGAGGTGACGGTCTATGGCCGTACCAACATTATCGATTATCGGCAGAAATATTATAAAGGGGTTGAAATTGTTCTGCTACCGACGATCAGCCATAAATATTTCGACACCGTGGCTCACACTTTTTTATGCGTCATTCATTCTTTGACACGGAAATACGATGTAGTTTTGATTTGCAACAGCGCTAACGCGATCTTTTCGTTCATCCCCAGACTCGGTCGTCCTCGGGTGGCGATCAATGTGGATGGTTTGGAGTGGCAGCGCGATAAATGGAACATGGCTGGTAAATTATTTTATCGGGTATCCGAATTTTTGGCAACGATCCTCTCGGATCAAGTTGTTACGGATTCAATTTTTATTCGAGAGTACTATCTAAAACGATTCAAAAAATTTTCCACCTATATTCCATACGGTGCGCCAACGCAGAAAGAGTTGACCACAGAGGTGTTAGACAAGTTCAATGTAAAACCGTACCGATATATTCTCTATGTCAGCCGGATGGAGCCAGAGAACAATGCGCATTTGGTGGTCAAAGCGTTCGAGCAAGTGAAGACTGATATGAATTTGGTGATGGTGGGTGACGCCCCATATAGTACTGATTATATTCGGAAGTTGCGATCGACTAACGACCCTCGGATCATTTTTACAGGTTATGTATTTGGCAAGGGCTATCGGGAGTTTCAATCCCATGCGTATTTGTATGTTCAGGCGACCGAGGTGGGCGGCACCCATCCCGCCTTATTGGAAGGAATGGGGTTTGGCAATTGCGTCCTGGCCAATGATGTTCCTGAGCATCGTGAGGTGATTCAAGATGCCGGACCATATTTCAAAACCAGCGATTGGCAGGATTTGCGCGATAAGATGCAGTATTTGGTGGATCATCCTGAGGTGGTCGCACAATATCGCACCAAAGCGGTAGCACGCATCCAAGAAGCTTATACTTGGGATCGAATCACCGATCAATATGAAATGCTGTTCAAAAAAATGAGTGGTCAGCGGAACTGCGATAAAACGACTTGA